The nucleotide sequence taaaatgccatttcgtccttgaggtttggccacctttgcgactttcgtccaaaggtttgttcttccgcatttggatccaaaaggtttgaaatttttcTGTTTTCATCAGACTTgataactccatccatttttttctGTGATAAAtgaggggtatttccgtctttttagacattttttttattaaaataaaaaacactaTTAAGAAATAAAGATACACCTCAGTTGACTTTCTTGTTATGACTTTTCTTATAAACATTAACAAATAGGTAAAAGGACgaaaatacccttgacttaacgttaaacaatggatggagttaacgagtcggatgaaaatggcaagattttaaaccttttggatccaaatgcggaaaaGCAAACCTTTGGAAGAAAGTCACAAAAGTGGTCAAACCTCGGGGACTAAAAGGGTATTTTACTGATTACGTTATTAACTCTCAATGTTTTGACTTAAGGATCAGAATTTATTTGGAGGAACAGCCGATTCTCGTTTATATTCGATGCTTCAAatctattattttttattatattaaatgtGTTTAACTCCGTTTTTTAAGGCTTGGTGTTCTAGCAGAGTGGCTtacacgtttttttttttttttttttttttttttttttttaattttttattatatgATTGCAGCTTCAGGTAGATAATGGACTGAACCCGAATCTGAACCTGAACGCCAGAGCCTTATCCGCTCCAAATCTCAGTGCTCTTGATTTTCCCACTCTTTCCCCGACAGATAATCCAAACAACGTGCCAACGTTTTCCGTTAACGATCACCACCCGAATCATCCTTCTTTGGAGAAGGAACTACTCATGTTCAAATCTTCCTCAATGGCTCCATCTTTAGGTGCTACAGATTTTGCTTCTGCAGTTAAAAAAATGGCATCACATGACTCGAGTATATGGAAGTATGATAACAACAACCATTCTCCGAATTCCACTGTTGGATCAAGTAGAAGTTCTCATAACTTATCTAGCGGGTTTGGAAGAAGCGCTTATGGGGATAGGTTTGGTAACCGAAGTTCAAGCCGTATCAGCGGTACTGCTCCTGTCTGGCTTGAAACCGGTGAAGCAGTCGGTAATGTCTTTGATGAAACATACATGTAATTAaataacgttttttttttcttaaatggGTTGTGTCTATATGCACTTTAACTTTGTTGAGATCACAGCAAATATGTATTCGGAAATGCGGGGTGAAGCTCGTGATCATGCACGTTTACGCAACTCGTATTTTGAACAGGTATAGCTTTTTATGTTTGATGTActattttagagtaaaatgccattttcatccctaaggtttgaccagttttgcgaATTTCTTCCAAAGatttgtttttccgcatttggatccaaaaggtttgaaatcttgccattttcatctgactagttaactccatccattttttccgttaagtcagggttattttcgtttttttttgggttaacttaaagggcaatttggtattttaaatacttgtacattaaagtgaaaaagaccgaattgccctttaagttaacaaaaaagactaaaatacccgacttaactgagaaaaatggatggagttaacgagccggatgaaaatggcaagatttcaaaacttttggatccaaatgtgtaaaaacaaagttttgaacgaaagtcgcaaaactggtcaaacctgagggacgaaaatggcattttacccACTATTTTAATTTCATTCTTTTGATCAATTGCGTGTTTGCCATGATTTAGGCACGTCAGGCGTACCTTGTTGGCCAAAAGGCTTTAGCAAAGGAACTGAGCGCAAAAGGGCAATTGCATAACATGCAAATGAAGGCCGCTCATGAAAAGGCTCAAGAATCTATTTACTATCAGAggttagttttatttttatttgagtCGAAGACCTTTTGTTGGTGAGTTCATGAAACATTATCACTCGTATTCTCCGCATCTTCTTGTTCTCTTTGTTTATTTCTGCAGGAACCCAGGAAGTCTAGATATACAAGGCAACGGAAGAGGACAAGAAAGGATAATCGATCTTCACGGGCTGCACGTGAATGAAGCCATTCACGTCTTAAAACGAGATCTTATGACACTAAGAAACATAGCCAGGTCAACCGATCAGCGGCTGCAAGCTTACATCTGTGTTGGAACGGGTCACCACACTAAAGGGACCCGCACTCCTGCTCGACTTCCTGTTGCTGTCCAGAGATACCTTTTAGAGGTAGAAGGCCTCGACTACTCCGAACCCCAGCCCGGACTGCTACGTGTTGTGCTTTATTAATCGTTAATCAAAATCCAGGTGGTATACTCGTTTTTTGAAACCATAACCCGGTTTTATAAACAAAAAACATATTTTCATggaaaaaaacgaaaaaaaatgaAATTCTTGTATGTGTACATGGAAGTAAGGTCAGAGAGATTAGTCAATAGTCTGAAAAAATTGGAAGTAAAAGGAAAAGTGTACTGTATTTCTGTGTATTATAAAGGTTTTTGATCAGTCAACATATGTGGCTGTTTTATGGTGGTATGGCTAACTTTTCTGTCTGCAATTGCTCGGTTTGGACTGCAACCGATGTTTGTGACAAAGGATCTTGGTGCTAAACCGGACCTTGGTTGGATCCAAATTCGCCTTTGGTAACTGTTGTTAATGGACTCGCTTACCAAaggttgttagtttgttactTCAACTCGCTGTTTAAAGGGTTAATATAAAAAAAGCTTTACTTTCTCATTTTTTACTGAAAAGTCAAATTTCAAAACATAAAATATAACCAAAATCAAAACGTATCAAGTTCCAAAACGCTAAAATATAACATTGAACATTAAGATACCCGATAGACATTTGATGACTATTTATAATTTTCGCATATAAAAAGTCTTTACCAAGTTGTTACTAACGAGTCGACGTTACCTGCGCGTTGTGGCGGGTTGTTGGTTATTTATGTGTTTAGTATCACTCCATGAGATGCAAAGATTCTTAATAATAAACAGATCTAATGATGAAATTTTGGTGTCAATTTGTCACTATTTACGAAGAAAAAAGCCGACAAACATGGAAAAGGCATATGTGACTAATGGATTGGTTTGGATTACGAATGGAGTTTGAAGGAGTAAGAATAGGATGGCGATATGGTTTCGGTTGAAGTGATTCTTGATTAACAAAGTAGAGACGCACTTCAAAATCTTTCTGGTTGTTTTTGGATTGTAAATTAATTCCATGGGGCGAAACAATTGGTTAATAGTTTATACACACGTGTTTaaattaggggggggggggggactagAAAGTTTAAAAATGGATCACTTTAGACtttttgtaaattataataaGTGGTTTTGAGTAAGTtaaaatcaatgttttaaaaaccggtttttaaatcaaaccggattaggctaaaaaatggtttAACCGGTTAAACCAGGTTGTACCGATCGGTTCAACCGGCTTGACtagctaactctataatttcataaattacaacataaactcaaaagttaatcaaaaaatgcatgattacatattaaaagatgatccaaaagtaaatccataataaaaaataattcaaaagataatcgaaaatcattcaattttccaacaagctcttttaaatgaaagtgtacaatatgtttaagccatttgtTGAATACATTAAGTTCACGATCgcataaaagatgaaattcactATTATCACCATCCTCATCAGGTAGAGGATAACTATTTTcatttcatacaatattaaataagaaatTAAGTTACGAATAACCCTAGGCCGGTACTGGTATTatgtttcaaaccggtataccggattttaccgccggtacaaaccttatgccgtttcacttatttaccggggtgtttcgtaccgaTTTACATCTGTAAACGGTAATATcagtataaccggccggtatttaccggtttttaaaacattggttaaAATGCTAAAGGGTCAAAATGCGCGACTATTAACTTTTAAGATACGAAAATATAAGTACGTAAATTGGGTGGTGACAAAAGGAGCGGGTCAGATTATGTATCTTTTAGGGTTTTCTCGCCGTTCTCTTTTTCGTCTCTACATCATCAATGTCAGACCAAAATCTCACCGGATCAAAGCGAAAATCCCGACACGCTGGTTCGTGGAATATTTGTGAAGGAATTGAAATGTTTCAATGGAATTGGAAATTAAAGGAATTTGAATCAACTCCGATGAGAATTTGAAAGTTGTTTGGTTTGTTAATTTGAGGAAGGAATTGAACTTTATTAAAAGTTAATTTACGTAATTACCTGTAAAAAACCAAAATATTTATGTAACTAAAATATGATAACTAATAAGAGGGTGTTTTGGTACTATTTCAacattgatgaaacaatggttaacctgGTAGGGTTAATttactggtctcgtcaagaagggttaatcccttcctctcgaggatcgctggctggatcgtctGCCGGTTGATCttctgcacaaggaaacaagccgtgactcgtaacaaggaggatagggtggggggtgctccttgttactactctccggcgtgagaatcagtagtttgcttgggaagcaaagtgtgatagtagtagtagtgagagagttgtgaagagatacctcaaacctggtttggggttggtatttatagccgatgagtgaaggaggaggtgaaCAGATAGACTGACGACACGCTGCACCTTTGCAGCTGTGTCAGGCTTGTCgcttgtggaggtgaagccacgtcagcCTGTCGTTTACGTATGgcctgacaggcgactgtcattggtgccacttgctctgcagtgtcagtcccacttgcctcgtgggcaggatgcggtgctgcgctgcatcgctgcctgcggtaactacCGTTGTTTTCGCGTCCTCACTCTGGGTAAGTTtgcgggatgcggtgccaggccgcatcgccacttatggtgactgttgctgttgcccagatcccttatcgtgacgaaaatgttcataagatgcggtgccagccgcatcgttatgtacatccgttttcatacaccaggtaAGGCTTCTTCTTATCCTTTGACtgattggattcgaaggatgcATCCGCATGGACGCAGTTCATTGCTGGTGGGGGTTATTTGAttagggtaatggtcactcgcggtttAGCTGGCGCGAggtttaggaccataccccttcaagtccccccagtctagtgttgctgcctcgtgcaagttgcatgtgggaggagcactggactatggtgtctataAGGTAGTTTACAGCctggagaaaattctaggccatgtagatggcgTTCGCTtttcgtaaatcaagctggagatctggtagagtcatgtgacgtctcttccgtaccggtgagcaagtttcgtctgatgcgaaattctcagccgtttgGGTAGCGGGCTACCTTTTTCTGATGTTATCAggttggttgccacctgttggtgtgtcgaaccaacctctgagattgTCTCTTCgtcttcgaaccaacctctgaggtggtgaatgaagaagagatgaggcttcgaaccaacctttgagatgGTGATCGAAGATATCTATGCtgtaagtgctttgctcaagctctatgttcagcaattggacatgtaatgatgatccctttttgtggggtgttcgtgtTTAGCagtttagctctcaagtaaccgcacgtcctttgcggttacctcgttgcgtcattgtttggccatgtttggtcgaacaatttgAATCTGTACGGTGGGCCAATAAACATGGTCATGGGCAAGGttgtgcccaccattgtttattctacgCGGCGCATAggtgggcaaacaaagtcataagcagacttgttaccactgTTCGGTCGCTTGTTGTTCAACGAGATCTCTTTGATGATTGGGAATTTCGTCTGCATTTGTTCTATAGCCATCTTCCTTCACGCTCTAATACCGGGGAGTTTTTCTTGAAGTAGCTTCATTCATCTGTGtgatgacttagttgtggctcttccgtagcaaccatttgcggagctATAGGTGTGTCCGCGCGACTCATGAGTGTTTGCGGTTTTGCAACCCAAGACTCGCTTGAAAagagtgtgttgctcggatgtggctcttgaaggatcaggagtcagggttgctgatgtgcggtcgcgTACATTCCCATCCTTTTTCCCTACGGAGAAGCTGTTtgcgcaccctctgtggttgtgaaccgggcaggagggatttgaagcttgaagagaatgaaggcaatgcggtttacctgttcctgagatgcggttcagtccaaagaacaacgctagttctgagcatctgacacacctgtacgggctcgcgtgtgtcatctccgcatattccacgtgtgctcgtgggtatgtgcggatATATTCTATACCCCCTTATATAAtgtagatatatatattttttggctATTTtcaggggtatgtaaaaaaacgacatgcggtacgagttatggtgcggtataccagggAAACCGTatgccgcttgtgtttggataatgttgtcgctttttgttgcatacgtggctgagcgcacgtgtgagttggtggaagttggtgagatttcctggcatgtgctgaaatgaaaggacgtttgctcTGCCTGAGGTCATAAATGCattgtagcaggagtgtaaacgtctcctttgTCAGGCGCGTGTGCGGCTAcacgcgcgtggtaaccgtcagcggaaccgTCGCTGAACACGTGGCACCGCATAATTCGTTCCTTTTGGacgtgatgattcagtttcccttccgcatttattgcgatgagtatataaggggaaaccgtttgtGGTTTCCACTCACTTGTTCCAACATTTCAAAAATTTCCCGGTGAGAGAGAGAAAATTCCTTCGTCTTTTCCGATAagttttctgaaattccggtgaggttgtTTGAGTTTTCGTActcatttccttttctttcttCTATATTTCAATGGCTGAACCctcaaatccacacaatgtggagggtgaaaaccctgaacaacgGTCGCCGGCGGCGGctgaggaagatgaagatgatggtggtgcaCCCGGCGGTGGTCTACCGGTACTGAAGTGGTCGAAGGGTGGTTTTGAGACCCTGATGACCAGTGTCCAAATGCCCAAAGAGTTTGGGGCTATATACCCACAGGAGGGTGATACTGGCGCCGATGCTCCGGTGGGATTCATCACCCTGTGGGCTGAGTTTTTCTATGATGGCCTCCGACTGCCATTGACAGTTTTTGTTGCCGAAGTTCTGGAGTTCTATCAGATACATATCTCCCAGTTGAGTCCGTTTGGGATGTTTCGGATCAGAAATTTTGAGTACACCTTTCGTGCTCTTGGGTTGGAGATTACCGTCGAAAATTCccggcggttctaccagttgacggtgaacactggGTTCTTCTCCTTCAATCAGCGGTATGGGAGTACCAAGCCGATGACCCCTCCGAAAGGTATCACGAAGTGGAAGACGAAGTTCTTCTATGTTAAGGCTGCCGCGGTCCATGCCAACATGACCTTGCGGAACGTGAACGAGGGCATTCATGCGGAGGGTACTGCTGTTCCTACCGCCAAGTCGGTTGATTGGTTTCCAAGGCTGAAACCCATTGAGCTTAAGAGGCTGGACAACAATGCTCTTTGGGTGCTGCGGATGATGTTGACCAGGCCtgataggaaggcaaggcccgttttGCGGGAAACGAGTGGTGGTAAGCATTTTCACCCTTGTGCGGTTTCCTTGcgttcttatttatttattttactgatTTTGCATGTGTCTTATCAGAGGACGCTCCgctgtggaggatgtttgagtcAACCTTCGAGGGCAAGGTTGAGTTGGTTCCGTGCTCGGAACGTGAAGGTTTCAACTTGGAGATCGTTGGCAACTTCCACTGCCGCAAGGCAAAGGTATATTCTAAGATCTCCTTTTTATGTAAAGTTCACCCTTGTGATTTGTTTGCTTGGTTGTTTAAACGCTGGTAATCTTGGGGCCCTGGGAAAGTTTGAAGTGAAGACTGTCCCTAAGAAGCATGCGGAGAAAAAGCATGTGGGGAAGGTCCCGCAGGGTCGCCGTAAGAAAACCCCTGAGGCTACTGTCAAGTCTTCTTCAGTAGCGCATGCATCAGGCATCTCTCGTTCTTGTTACCGCAggtataccgattacgtggtagtatctgacactcttgagggtttgggtgttctaggtggtggtgcggctgcaggTGGGACCTCTGCGGGTTCGCAGCCTGCTGGTGAGAAGAAGAGAAAACCAGAGGAGAAAGCTGCTGGTGCTGGTGAGGTAAAGCGTCGGAAGATACAGACCAAAAGGTCAACTGGTGCGacgcaaaagaaacctgcggttactTCTGGTAAGTGATTTATAACCTTGTTTAATGGTCAACTGTTGCAACTTGTTTAATGGTTATTGTTGCTTTGTTTGCAGAACCGCAAgataaagatttttctatctttgatgctcctCCGTCTCCCCCGCGTGCCACGACCATGGATGCGGGGGTTACCAAGGAATTTACAGCTCCTTTTGTCAAGGTGGTGCCTGGTCCTTCCGTGCAGGCAGAGGAGACTGTGGAGAAGGCTGCGTCTCAGATTTTTGATACTGTTGATTCTTCTATTAACCTGATCACTTCAAATGATGCTGATGATTTGGACATAAGGTTTTTAGAAGGTGATAAGAGGAAAACTGATGCTGAGAAACACAAGTCTCCTGCCACCGAGAAAGTTTCCGGTTCTGCTTCTGGGGGTGCGGGTTATGAAGGGCCTCCTATTCAGCCTGGAGAGACTGAATTGGAGCACTACTACTGCACCTACACGGAGGACCGGGCTGTGAACTATCATCGCCCCCCGTGGagtgttatgcagggggatgatattgcgAATAATCCTTCCTTCTACAAGGAAATTTTGGGTGGCGTGGGCACCCCGTTCGAAGTTCACCGAGCCCGCGCTTTGCCGCGTGAGCTCCGGGTCAACCAACTCTCTTCCATGCTTGTGGGGAGTTCCATAATGACGAATGCCATTATGGAGGACTACTAGACATTGGGCCGCAGGGAGGAGGAAGCTGCGCGCTTGCGGGCCGAGGCGGAAAagttggtgaaggctgctcgCGAGGGTGTGGAACAGCTTGAAAAGgacaaggctgcttttgagaagcataaGCGGACTGaggagtgggctgcaactgctgagcttaaacaggttcgtactcttgccaagttgCTTTCTGATGAGCGTAAGAGTTGGAAAGAAACCTTTCTAATGAGCACAAGAcatggaaagaatcttgggccaAACAGAATGAAAACATGTTTCGTGTTCGTCAGGAGTTGGCCAATTtcaaggcagcgaatgctgctTTGGTTAAAGAGAAGGCCGCGGCTGAGGCGGCCGTTGGTAAGGCCAGGGAGGCGGAGGTTACTGCCCGCGCGACTGAAGCTGAAAGGCGGGCTAACGAGGCTGTGGAGGCTAGAGATAGCCTTACCTCTTCATTTAATCAGCTTGAGACTGACCGTGAGTAGATGCAGTGTCAcggtattgcacatgtaagtatctGGTGCCTTTGCTTTTGTTTGGATTTGCACGTGATAATCTTATTGCTTGTATGTTGCAGATTGTTAGGGCTATTCTGGATGCGCCTGAGACTGCAACTGGTATAGACCTGATCAAGCAGCATGTCCGGGATGCTGGCTTTAAAGCTGGTTACAACCGATGCATCAGTCATATGAACATCCTGGCTCAAGGCGAATACACCGATGAACGGTTTGGGTTCCATGGTGTGAATACTGAAGCGCTTCTTGATGCGGCTTTTGCATCATTCTATGACATGTCTATTTCTGCTCTTGAGAAGCTTGACGAATGCTTGGATGCGGAAGACTATGTAGACCGTTTACGGATGTTGTATGCTGATGCTGATGAATCGGAGGGGGAAAAGGCTGCTGGTAACGGCaaagatggcgcgggtaccagcggtacaaagtaggactaggttggcctgcgtgccctttTTTTTGTTCCCTCATTGTAAATGttagaactttatgtaaatccgttGTACACCACGTAGGTGtatgaattttttgaatataaaattTAACCGtttttgttcaatttgtacaagcGTTTTTATTACTTGCATGTTTGAATTTGTTTGAGTTAATGTTATTGTGAATAACACTAAGTCTGAATTTGCCCTTTGCATATCTAGGTGGTATGCAAGTATGAAGAACTCTACCGGCTGTGAAGCGCAGTTGAGTATAATacttttgtcgtatgagtatgtcAATTCCTGTGTTTGTCCCGTTAGGATTTAGGAATTgtgaaggttttgtaaaaaccatatgtgtatccggccggatagacatttaatgttttgcctttgctggcctattacaatatttgtgtgtggtcaccactttgtgtgggtatcgcgaatgaagattttgccaatctgtttttgcagataccgcaaagtggaacacgcatttgtaatagtagtaataaaCAATATTGAATTGAATTgctcatttatttatttgcaaatggcctgcggcccgataggttacatggaaaatgtaaaaacatggcttacatgtaacagcgtcgaagctgttgtgcattccatgtgcgtgcgataggttcgccttctaacgtttgcaaCTTATACGCGCCTTTGCCTAATACCTCTTGGATGAGGTAAGGTCCTTCCCACTTAGGGGCAAGTTTCCCTGGGCGTtcagcgttagatgcttcgttatcgtggaggacgtagtctcccgggttgaaagtacaaacgcgcacgcgtgaattgtagtatttttcaagcttgattttgtacttggcctcgttg is from Helianthus annuus cultivar XRQ/B chromosome 9, HanXRQr2.0-SUNRISE, whole genome shotgun sequence and encodes:
- the LOC110877845 gene encoding polyadenylate-binding protein-interacting protein 7, whose product is MSLLNGGASTIDKTLNTTTGKAKSLNPDAAEFVPFALRSSSGNPTAADTSSSFGSFAASSPGKSILNRIESSVSNNSDDETRQFWRDQLPDDIIPDFNVVGEEESQTINSIPFSSLSIADVNAASSGGMLVSKKHVLSPSAPSFHHPLLTGIIDEPHYNGDPGHGYLDDLFNDQQMEGTDVNSFEFLASQFPGFAAESLAEVYYANGCDLNLTIEMLTQLELQVDNGLNPNLNLNARALSAPNLSALDFPTLSPTDNPNNVPTFSVNDHHPNHPSLEKELLMFKSSSMAPSLGATDFASAVKKMASHDSSIWKYDNNNHSPNSTVGSSRSSHNLSSGFGRSAYGDRFGNRSSSRISGTAPVWLETGEAVANMYSEMRGEARDHARLRNSYFEQARQAYLVGQKALAKELSAKGQLHNMQMKAAHEKAQESIYYQRNPGSLDIQGNGRGQERIIDLHGLHVNEAIHVLKRDLMTLRNIARSTDQRLQAYICVGTGHHTKGTRTPARLPVAVQRYLLEVEGLDYSEPQPGLLRVVLY